A genomic stretch from Canis lupus familiaris isolate Mischka breed German Shepherd chromosome 17, alternate assembly UU_Cfam_GSD_1.0, whole genome shotgun sequence includes:
- the LOC119864013 gene encoding uncharacterized protein LOC119864013 isoform X1: MGQECEEENLCSTSLRNGIVPCTAKRDQRRLELSAPLATQEEELTMVQAIGVPNMLEQPPASVEHPASALEQHPESHQEAAPATIVGPTEASGPELIKPVKAAAAGCLARSEMLVAESKPMHEAVTPLIQRPDKKDRPATLATLEVDHVLAHAIWFSHML; the protein is encoded by the exons ATGGGGCAGGAGTGTGAGGAAGAGAACCTCTGCTCCACTTCCTTGAGGAATGGGATAGTGCCCTGCACAGCTAAAAGAGACCAGCGCAGACTCGAG CTATCTGCACCCTTGGCGACCCAGGAGGAAGAGCTCACCATGGTGCAGGCTATTGGGGTACCCAACATGCTGGAGCAGCCACCTGCTTCAGTGGAGCACCCAGCTTCGGCCCTCGAGCAACACCCTGAATCACATCAAGAAGCCGCCCCAGCTACTATTGTGGGGCCTACTGAAGCTTCAGGCCCTGAGTTGATCAAGCCAGTCAAGGCTGCTGCAGCTGGGTGCTTGGCCCGATCCGAGATGCTAGTTGCTGAGTCCAAGCCAATGCACGAGGCGGTCACACCTCTGATTCAGCGTCCCGACAAGAAGGACCGACCTGCAACCTTGGCTACCCTGGAGGTAGATCACGTCCTGGCACATGCAATCTGGTTCTCCCACATGCTGTAG
- the LOC119864013 gene encoding uncharacterized protein LOC119864013 isoform X2, which produces MGQECEEENLCSTSLRNGIVPCTAKRDQRRLEEEELTMVQAIGVPNMLEQPPASVEHPASALEQHPESHQEAAPATIVGPTEASGPELIKPVKAAAAGCLARSEMLVAESKPMHEAVTPLIQRPDKKDRPATLATLEVDHVLAHAIWFSHML; this is translated from the exons ATGGGGCAGGAGTGTGAGGAAGAGAACCTCTGCTCCACTTCCTTGAGGAATGGGATAGTGCCCTGCACAGCTAAAAGAGACCAGCGCAGACTCGAG GAGGAAGAGCTCACCATGGTGCAGGCTATTGGGGTACCCAACATGCTGGAGCAGCCACCTGCTTCAGTGGAGCACCCAGCTTCGGCCCTCGAGCAACACCCTGAATCACATCAAGAAGCCGCCCCAGCTACTATTGTGGGGCCTACTGAAGCTTCAGGCCCTGAGTTGATCAAGCCAGTCAAGGCTGCTGCAGCTGGGTGCTTGGCCCGATCCGAGATGCTAGTTGCTGAGTCCAAGCCAATGCACGAGGCGGTCACACCTCTGATTCAGCGTCCCGACAAGAAGGACCGACCTGCAACCTTGGCTACCCTGGAGGTAGATCACGTCCTGGCACATGCAATCTGGTTCTCCCACATGCTGTAG